AGTCGCGAGGCTCCGCGATCGCACCTCCATAGCGCTGGGCGGCAAAGCGGTTCACGGTATCAGCAATGCGGACCGCCGTGGAAAAATCCGGGTTGCGCAATTGCAGCACCAGATTGACGGCGTCCTTGAATTTCGATGGGAGTTCGCGCTCGATGATGGCACCGTTTGGAACGCGGCCCGCTGTCGTCACACCTTCGGTGACGGAAGCCGCCTGCCCTTGCGCCGAGAAACCAGACACGATGACCGAGCCCTGCGCGACGGCGTAGATCTGGCCGTCGGCGCCGGTCAACGAGGTCATGATGAGAGTACCGCCACGCAGCGACGTTGCGTCGCCGAGGGAGCTTACCGTGACGTCGAGGCGGCTGCCGGGGCTGGCGAAGGGCGGCAGATTAGCCGTCACCATGACGGCCGCCGTGTTCTTCGCTGCCGACTGGCCACCTTGTGTCGATATGCCGAGATTCTGCAGCATGGCGCGCATGGACTGCTCGGTGAAGGGTGAGGATCGCAGGCTATCGCCCGTTCCCTGGAGACCAACGATCAGACCGTAGCCGATCAACTGGTTGTCACGACCTGCCTGCAGGGATGCGATATCCTTGATGCGCGAAGCATCGGCAAAGGCCGGTTGAATTGGTGTTAGAAGGCACAGGAAGGCAAGGCCTGCCACAAGAAGACGCTTCATCATTTCGCCATCACCTGCACTGTTCCATTCGCCATGACCGTTCCCGAAACGGTGACGCCCGAATCCAGATTGCGAACCTTGATGACGTCGCCGACCGCTGCATTGTCGAGAGGCGTACCTGTTGCACTGATGGTCATGTTGCCGAGGCTGAAGGTGAGGCGCACAGGCGCGCCGCGCTTGACCGCGTAGGGCTCACGCAGGGCACTGAGCTGGATGGTGCGGCCCGGCAGAAGCGTGCGGTTGCTGACCTTGCCCATGACCTGGTCGATACCGGAGGCATAGCCGCCGGCAAGGTTCGGATTGGTGACTTCGACTTCCTGAAGCTGGGCGGCATCGATTTCCTGACCCGGATAGATGATCTGCTTCGGCACGACCGCATAGCCCATATCGGCGTATGCGGACGGCGCCAAAAGACCAGCAAGAAGACCAAGGGCAATGCCCTGCAATCCGACCCGCTTCCGGCTATTCCGGCGAAACATCATGTCTGCCACCCCTTCAAGATTACTTCAGGTTCTTACTGACGATCGACGCCATTTCGTCTGCTGTCGTGATCACCTTCGAGTTCATTTCATAGGCACGCTGTGCCGCGATCAGGTTGGTGATTTCCTTCACGGCATCGACGTTCGAGGATTCGAGGTAACCCTGCTTGAGGTAACCAAAGCCCGGATCGTCGGGAGCTGCGACAATGGCCTCACCGGAAGCAGCCGTCTGCTGGAAGAGATTGTCACCCATTGGCTTCAGGCCTGCTTCGTTGACGAAGTTCGCCATGGTCAACTGGCCGAGCGGCGTGAAGGTCGTGGCATTCCCGATGCGGACGCTGACTTCGCCGGAGCGGTTGATCACCGTTTCCGTCACATCGGCCGGAAAGGTGATGTTGGGGACCACGGCATAGCCGTCGATCGTCACCAGCTGGCCTTGCGCATTGGTATTGAAGGCGCCTGCACGGGTGTACATGGTCGAGCCATCCGGAGCCTGCACCTGGAACCAGCCGCGACCGATGACGGCAACGTCGAGTGAGTTCTCGGTCTGGGTGAGTTCGCCCTGCTGGAAGATGTTGCGCACAGCGGCGGTCTGTACGCCGAGACCAATGTTTGCACCTTCCGGAACAATCGCCTGGTTAGCCCGGTTGGGAACGCCGCCAGCCCGTTCGGTCTGATACAACAGATCAGCAAACTCGGCGCGGGCGCGCTTGTAGCCAGTGGTGTTGATGTTCGCGATGTTGTTCGCGATGACCTCGAGGTTGGTCTGCTGGGCATCCATGCCCGTCGCTGCGACGGAAAGTGCTCTCATCGATCTGATGTCCTTGAACCGCTAGATTTGCATTTTGGTGATGTCGAGATAGGCGCTGACGATCTTGTCGCGGAAGGCGATGGCCGTCTGCAGCGACTGCTGCGCCTGCAGAACGGCATCGACGACTTCACGTGTGTTCGCCTTGCCGGTAATTCCGTCGAAGGAAATGGCTTCCGCGCTCTTCAAGCTGTTGGCGGCATCGACCGCCATATTGCCGAGCACTTCGGAGAAGGAAGCGCCCGTGCTTGCTGCAGAACCGCCGGTGCCAAATGCAGAAGCAGCACTCGAAGAGGAAGTCACCTCGCCGAGATCTCGCGTCATGGAGAGACCGGCGACTTTCTGGATACCGTCAATCATTGCGATGCGCCCTTCAGAAGATCGAGAGTGGAGGAAATCATTTCGCGCGTCTGCTTGATGGTCTGCAGGTTTGCGTCATAGCTGCGGTTGGATTCCCGAAGGTCGGCCATTTCGATCAGCACGTTCACATTGGGCATCTTCACCATGCCCTTGGCATCGGCGGCCGGATTGCCGGGATCGTATTCCTCGTGAAAATCAGAGGAGTCGGTGCCGAGCTTCTTGACGTCGACAACCTGGGCGCCGGACAGCTTGTCCAGTTCCGATCCGAAGGTGATCGTCTTGCGGCGATAGGGATCAGCACCGGGCGTATCACCCGTGGTGCGCGAGTTGGCGATGTTTTCTGAAACAATGCGCAAGCGGGTGGATTGGGCTTCCAAACCCGAACCGGCAATCCTGAGCGATGCGGCTAGCGGATCCATGGATCATTACCTCCTGACTGTCATCAGCATCATGCTGTGGAAGGACTTAACCAGCGTGTTCCCGATATCGTACTGACGCTTGATCCCACCCATCTTGGTGAGTTCCTGCGACAGGGAAACGGTGTTTCCCGATTCCTGGACGCCGATTTCCTGATTGAGATCTTCTTCTTCGATGTTCACATCGATCGAACTATCCAGGGAGTGACC
The window above is part of the Rhizobium rhizoryzae genome. Proteins encoded here:
- a CDS encoding flagellar basal body P-ring protein FlgI, encoding MMKRLLVAGLAFLCLLTPIQPAFADASRIKDIASLQAGRDNQLIGYGLIVGLQGTGDSLRSSPFTEQSMRAMLQNLGISTQGGQSAAKNTAAVMVTANLPPFASPGSRLDVTVSSLGDATSLRGGTLIMTSLTGADGQIYAVAQGSVIVSGFSAQGQAASVTEGVTTAGRVPNGAIIERELPSKFKDAVNLVLQLRNPDFSTAVRIADTVNRFAAQRYGGAIAEPRDSQEVSVAKPKTADLTRLMAEIENLVVETDTPAKVVVNERTGTVVIGADVKVSRVAVSYGTLTVQVTETPQIIQPQPFSNGETAVQPQTDISVMKSGSNVAILNGPDLRTLVAGLNSIGVKPDGIIAILQGIKSAGALQAELVIQ
- the flgA gene encoding flagellar basal body P-ring formation chaperone FlgA yields the protein MMFRRNSRKRVGLQGIALGLLAGLLAPSAYADMGYAVVPKQIIYPGQEIDAAQLQEVEVTNPNLAGGYASGIDQVMGKVSNRTLLPGRTIQLSALREPYAVKRGAPVRLTFSLGNMTISATGTPLDNAAVGDVIKVRNLDSGVTVSGTVMANGTVQVMAK
- the flgG gene encoding flagellar basal-body rod protein FlgG; the encoded protein is MRALSVAATGMDAQQTNLEVIANNIANINTTGYKRARAEFADLLYQTERAGGVPNRANQAIVPEGANIGLGVQTAAVRNIFQQGELTQTENSLDVAVIGRGWFQVQAPDGSTMYTRAGAFNTNAQGQLVTIDGYAVVPNITFPADVTETVINRSGEVSVRIGNATTFTPLGQLTMANFVNEAGLKPMGDNLFQQTAASGEAIVAAPDDPGFGYLKQGYLESSNVDAVKEITNLIAAQRAYEMNSKVITTADEMASIVSKNLK
- a CDS encoding flagellar hook-basal body complex protein FliE, which encodes MIDGIQKVAGLSMTRDLGEVTSSSSAASAFGTGGSAASTGASFSEVLGNMAVDAANSLKSAEAISFDGITGKANTREVVDAVLQAQQSLQTAIAFRDKIVSAYLDITKMQI
- the flgC gene encoding flagellar basal body rod protein FlgC; the protein is MDPLAASLRIAGSGLEAQSTRLRIVSENIANSRTTGDTPGADPYRRKTITFGSELDKLSGAQVVDVKKLGTDSSDFHEEYDPGNPAADAKGMVKMPNVNVLIEMADLRESNRSYDANLQTIKQTREMISSTLDLLKGASQ
- the flgB gene encoding flagellar basal body rod protein FlgB, giving the protein MQPIQLFDLASRQAEWLSIRQQVVAGNIANANTPGYKSKDVTPFSAVMNETNIAMARTNAAHLSGHSLDSSIDVNIEEEDLNQEIGVQESGNTVSLSQELTKMGGIKRQYDIGNTLVKSFHSMMLMTVRR